The following coding sequences are from one Novosphingobium sp. KACC 22771 window:
- a CDS encoding sulfatase-like hydrolase/transferase — MSDQARKSMNLGRRDVLGGVAGGIASAMFAPAMAAPKEGAGRPNMILFFMDECRADALGSYGNPVCRTPNLDAFARQGTRFADCHVQHPVCGASRCSMLTGLPVSNTGHRSLYYFLRRDEPNLFRYLKDGGYDTFWLGKNDALAEESFPLSLTEWHGEVNTWARAAGRGPAFDLGKPNLMLISAKVDPKATSDYLLIQQAIRLLERGEQDKPFCLFIALNQPHPPYLAPQGFHDLYKPEALPPLAPPGLGKKPMFHEAVRKAYHLDQAGDADFRQVRATYYGQVSYADWLFGQLMEAVERTGRAKDTMVIASSDHGDYAGDYGMVEKWPGGLEGNLTHVPLMIRMPGGAQGHVVPEMVELYDVMATMLDAGRVQAKHTHFAQSLMPQIMGAAGDATRAAYTEAGYDTFEPQAFEPAMEGPANLYTAKHDLQVGESATVRRAAAVTTSAYKFVARPGGQYELYDRKRDPLEMRNLIDDPKMKQVREAMADNLMAHYISTTGVPPMERDGRETPEFYTMPKFKGDGIATSR, encoded by the coding sequence ATGTCTGATCAAGCACGCAAATCCATGAATCTGGGGCGCAGGGACGTGTTGGGCGGGGTGGCCGGGGGCATCGCCAGCGCCATGTTCGCTCCGGCCATGGCGGCCCCGAAGGAAGGGGCGGGGCGGCCCAACATGATCCTCTTTTTCATGGATGAATGCCGCGCCGACGCGCTGGGTTCCTATGGCAATCCGGTGTGCAGGACGCCCAATCTGGATGCCTTTGCCCGACAGGGCACGCGCTTTGCCGATTGCCATGTCCAGCATCCGGTTTGCGGCGCATCGCGGTGCAGTATGCTGACCGGCCTGCCGGTATCAAACACCGGCCATCGCAGCCTTTATTACTTCCTGCGCCGTGATGAGCCCAACCTGTTCCGCTATCTCAAGGATGGCGGCTATGACACGTTCTGGCTGGGCAAGAATGATGCGCTGGCCGAGGAGAGCTTTCCGCTCAGCCTGACCGAATGGCATGGCGAGGTGAACACATGGGCGCGGGCGGCGGGGCGTGGTCCTGCCTTCGATCTGGGCAAGCCCAACCTGATGCTCATCAGCGCCAAGGTCGATCCCAAGGCCACGTCGGACTATCTGTTGATCCAGCAGGCGATCAGGCTCCTTGAGCGGGGCGAGCAGGATAAGCCGTTCTGCCTGTTCATCGCGCTCAACCAACCGCATCCGCCCTATCTGGCGCCGCAGGGTTTCCACGATCTCTATAAGCCGGAAGCGCTGCCGCCGCTGGCCCCGCCGGGGTTGGGCAAAAAGCCGATGTTTCATGAGGCGGTGCGCAAGGCCTATCATCTCGATCAGGCCGGTGATGCCGATTTCCGTCAGGTCCGCGCCACCTATTATGGTCAGGTCAGCTATGCCGACTGGCTATTTGGCCAATTGATGGAGGCGGTCGAGCGCACCGGCCGGGCCAAGGACACAATGGTCATCGCATCGTCCGACCATGGCGATTATGCGGGCGATTATGGCATGGTGGAAAAATGGCCGGGCGGGCTGGAGGGTAATTTGACCCATGTGCCGTTGATGATCCGCATGCCGGGCGGGGCGCAGGGGCATGTCGTGCCCGAAATGGTTGAACTCTATGATGTCATGGCCACGATGCTGGATGCTGGCCGCGTTCAGGCAAAGCATACCCATTTCGCCCAGAGCCTTATGCCCCAGATCATGGGCGCGGCGGGCGATGCCACCCGCGCCGCCTATACCGAGGCGGGCTATGACACGTTCGAGCCGCAGGCCTTTGAACCGGCAATGGAAGGGCCCGCCAATCTCTATACCGCCAAGCACGACCTGCAGGTGGGCGAATCCGCCACCGTCCGTCGCGCGGCGGCGGTGACGACCTCGGCCTATAAATTTGTGGCGCGGCCCGGTGGGCAATATGAGCTTTACGATCGCAAGCGCGATCCACTGGAAATGCGCAATCTGATCGATGATCCGAAGATGAAGCAGGTTCGCGAAGCGATGGCGGACAATCTCATGGCCCATTACATTTCCACGACCGGAGTGCCGCCGATGGAGCGGGATGGACGCGAGACGCCGGAATTCTATACTATGCCGAAATTCAAGGGGGATGGCATTGCAACTTCGCGTTAA
- a CDS encoding carboxylesterase/lipase family protein, with protein sequence MLLASVSPAFAAHPPAKPSASAVKIDSGTVEGTNLASGVQAFLGIPYAAPPVRDLRWKDPQPVKAWQSTYHADRYAPQCMQPQRNLRANQYSGAEITSEDCLYLNVWTRPGLKKAPVIVFIHGGGFYIGSSGMPIYGGEEVSKAGAVFVNFNYRLGALGFMAHPELSAESPHRTSGNYAFLDQIAALKWVQRNIARFGGDPANVTIMGQSAGSMSVQVLQASPLAAHLFHRVVGMSGALAGGPSATAPLAEAEGEGIKLQSALRAKSLAELRAMPADRIVVPRTADGPKIGPSQDGYVLPQSVEQIFAGGRHHDVPALVGFTHDESFGGLGPVKDLADYRAKAEARYGSRAAEFLALYPAANDAEAHLQATAADRDGTMASAMGLWADAMTAHGRAKVYSYEFARPHTYAAHVSFSDLDPATAGAYHTSEVPFWLGTLESFNRYRKTRAWTADDAGFSKAMTQSLVAFARSGNPDTATLHWQAYVADAPVLLQLGASAKAAPWPDRRKFEFFRKENQPKATGGALRD encoded by the coding sequence ATGTTGCTTGCCTCTGTTTCCCCCGCCTTTGCGGCCCATCCCCCGGCAAAGCCCTCTGCTTCTGCGGTCAAGATCGACAGCGGTACAGTGGAGGGGACCAACCTTGCGTCCGGGGTGCAGGCATTTCTGGGCATTCCCTATGCCGCCCCGCCGGTGCGCGATTTGCGCTGGAAAGATCCCCAGCCGGTGAAGGCGTGGCAAAGCACCTATCATGCGGACCGCTATGCGCCGCAATGTATGCAGCCCCAGCGCAACCTGCGGGCCAATCAATATTCCGGCGCGGAAATCACCAGCGAGGATTGCCTCTATCTCAACGTCTGGACCCGGCCGGGGCTGAAAAAGGCGCCGGTGATCGTCTTTATTCACGGCGGGGGTTTCTATATCGGCTCTTCCGGAATGCCGATCTATGGCGGTGAAGAGGTCAGCAAGGCCGGCGCCGTTTTCGTCAATTTCAACTATCGACTGGGCGCGCTGGGTTTTATGGCCCATCCGGAACTGTCGGCGGAATCGCCGCACAGGACATCGGGCAATTATGCCTTTCTCGACCAGATCGCGGCGCTGAAATGGGTTCAGCGCAACATCGCCCGGTTTGGTGGCGATCCGGCCAATGTCACGATCATGGGCCAATCGGCAGGCTCGATGTCGGTGCAGGTTCTTCAGGCCAGCCCACTTGCCGCGCATCTGTTCCACCGCGTGGTGGGCATGAGCGGCGCTCTGGCGGGCGGCCCCAGCGCGACCGCGCCGCTGGCCGAGGCGGAGGGCGAGGGGATCAAGCTGCAATCCGCCCTGCGCGCCAAAAGCCTTGCCGAATTGCGTGCGATGCCCGCCGACCGGATCGTGGTGCCCCGCACGGCCGATGGACCAAAGATCGGGCCGTCGCAGGATGGCTATGTTCTGCCCCAAAGCGTGGAGCAGATATTTGCCGGCGGCAGGCATCATGACGTGCCCGCGCTTGTCGGCTTTACCCATGATGAGTCCTTTGGCGGGCTGGGGCCGGTCAAGGATTTGGCCGATTACAGGGCCAAAGCCGAAGCACGATATGGCAGCCGCGCTGCCGAGTTTCTGGCGCTTTACCCCGCCGCGAATGATGCCGAGGCGCATCTGCAGGCGACCGCCGCCGATCGCGATGGCACCATGGCGTCTGCGATGGGCCTGTGGGCCGATGCCATGACCGCCCATGGCCGCGCCAAGGTCTATTCCTATGAGTTTGCGCGGCCTCATACCTATGCCGCGCATGTCAGCTTTTCCGATCTCGATCCGGCCACGGCGGGGGCCTATCACACCTCCGAAGTGCCCTTTTGGCTGGGCACGCTGGAAAGCTTCAACCGCTATCGCAAAACGCGCGCATGGACCGCCGATGATGCCGGTTTCAGCAAGGCCATGACGCAATCGCTTGTTGCCTTTGCGCGCAGCGGCAATCCGGACACGGCCACTTTACATTGGCAGGCTTATGTTGCGGATGCCCCGGTTTTGCTCCAGCTTGGCGCATCGGCCAAGGCCGCCCCATGGCCGGACCGCCGCAAGTTCGAATTCTTTCGCAAGGAAAACCAGCCCAAGGCAACGGGCGGCGCTCTCAGGGACTGA
- a CDS encoding TonB-dependent receptor domain-containing protein, with protein sequence MSYPELSFNARSRRMAQKVVARRLALMVSAAALSLPMASFAQSTPDAVPASDIVVTATRIARDGYTAPTPTTVIGQDFIQQRATVNIGDALNAVPAFRAAVSPNAGGLGNTGAFLADLRGLGPIRTLVLLDRGRMPQTMVPGVTTTAGTTDLNTIPTVLIKNSDVVTGGASAAYGSDAIAGVINFQIDDRFVGLKGSAQYGETRYGDAKNKFATLAYGAKFAEGRGHIVVGGEYNDDGGTAAYNTARAWGRDAWNSAVLPLPRPAGTPSTVVGPYGNYFGTATSGGLILTAGPLQGLAFVPEANGGVTTTTFNRGLSNMTTSLDFFTPSALAANAAAGINNLNTQQLRPAQTRYNAMGKISFDVNDNLTAYVEPLYSNVKTTGILIIRRDGAGAGPGLTIAQNNPYLAQALTPAQLALVPAGGLSIGYSGQGFGPSVRTIQNELIRVQTGLKGKFGEGWKWDVSYLFGQNTSHVAISNTFNSANFRNALDAVNVGGQIVCRNAAAVAAGCAPINILGSPNVSSAAASYIYGIATGSGKTVLHDVAANLQGEPFSTWAGPVSVGVGAEYRKESVRLATDAISQASGWLSGTGSSLPTVSQNVKEAYVETIVPLARDMAFAKKIEFNGAARVTDYSTSGSVTTWKAGLTWEVGGGLMIRATRSRDIRAPNLIELYTPQTQSLPLPTDPRSGVARPTNNAGFIVGGNPNLKPETSTTQTVGATWQPPFLRRLNLSADYYNIRIEGAITSTSTQGVVNNCFIGGSYTGNSWCSLISFANNDPVAGQMTGVQGVTANVAVFRTKGLDFQATYRQPMEELGLKGRLTVNMLATHVMSFWSSTDISTLFPNGIDRAGQTGAAFGGPAGLPKWLVNTTLDYEVGRFGINGNIRYVSPSRQNNGQFGPDQAGYNPALTTSISNNNIPAVAYVDLGLRYNFGPDGRYTVYFNVANLLDKDPPLPANGSAYYDLMGRTYKGGVRFRF encoded by the coding sequence ATGAGTTACCCAGAGCTTTCGTTCAACGCCCGCTCGCGCAGAATGGCGCAAAAAGTGGTTGCAAGGCGCCTTGCCTTGATGGTCAGTGCGGCCGCTCTCTCTTTGCCGATGGCCTCCTTTGCACAAAGTACGCCGGATGCCGTTCCGGCCAGCGATATCGTGGTGACTGCGACGCGCATCGCCCGCGATGGCTATACCGCGCCCACGCCGACCACGGTCATCGGGCAGGACTTCATTCAGCAGCGCGCCACCGTCAACATCGGCGATGCACTGAACGCCGTGCCCGCATTCCGCGCGGCGGTTTCGCCCAACGCGGGCGGCCTGGGCAATACGGGCGCGTTTTTGGCCGACCTTCGCGGTCTGGGGCCGATCCGCACGCTCGTTTTGCTGGATCGCGGGCGCATGCCGCAAACCATGGTGCCCGGTGTCACCACCACGGCGGGCACGACTGACCTTAACACCATCCCCACCGTCCTCATCAAAAACTCCGATGTGGTCACGGGCGGCGCTTCGGCGGCCTATGGTTCGGACGCGATCGCGGGCGTCATCAATTTCCAGATCGACGACCGCTTTGTCGGCCTCAAGGGCTCGGCCCAATATGGCGAAACCCGCTATGGCGATGCCAAAAACAAGTTTGCCACGCTGGCCTATGGCGCGAAATTCGCCGAGGGCCGGGGCCATATCGTGGTGGGCGGCGAATATAATGACGATGGCGGCACTGCGGCCTACAATACGGCCCGCGCATGGGGCCGGGATGCCTGGAACAGCGCAGTTCTCCCTCTCCCACGTCCGGCGGGCACGCCCAGCACCGTCGTCGGTCCCTATGGCAATTATTTCGGCACTGCCACCAGCGGCGGCCTGATCCTGACGGCAGGCCCTCTTCAGGGGCTGGCCTTTGTGCCGGAGGCCAATGGCGGGGTCACTACCACGACCTTCAATCGCGGCCTGAGCAACATGACCACCAGCCTCGATTTCTTTACGCCTTCGGCTCTGGCCGCCAATGCGGCGGCCGGCATCAACAACCTGAACACCCAGCAATTGCGCCCGGCCCAGACGCGCTATAACGCGATGGGCAAGATCTCGTTCGATGTGAACGACAATCTGACCGCCTATGTCGAACCGCTTTATTCCAATGTGAAGACGACCGGCATTCTCATTATCCGGCGCGATGGTGCGGGTGCCGGGCCGGGGCTGACCATTGCCCAGAATAATCCCTATCTGGCGCAGGCGCTGACCCCGGCGCAACTGGCGCTGGTCCCGGCAGGCGGCCTGTCGATCGGCTATTCGGGCCAGGGCTTCGGCCCCAGCGTGCGCACGATCCAGAACGAACTGATCCGCGTGCAGACCGGCCTGAAGGGCAAATTCGGCGAAGGCTGGAAGTGGGACGTATCCTATCTGTTTGGCCAGAACACCTCGCATGTGGCCATCAGCAACACGTTCAACAGTGCCAATTTCCGCAACGCGCTCGACGCGGTCAATGTAGGCGGTCAGATCGTCTGCCGTAATGCGGCGGCGGTGGCGGCGGGATGCGCGCCGATCAACATTCTGGGCAGCCCCAATGTGTCCTCGGCGGCGGCCAGCTACATCTATGGCATTGCCACCGGATCGGGCAAGACCGTGCTGCATGACGTCGCTGCCAACCTTCAGGGCGAGCCTTTCTCGACCTGGGCCGGGCCGGTCTCGGTGGGCGTGGGTGCGGAATATCGCAAGGAATCGGTGCGTCTGGCGACCGACGCGATCTCGCAGGCTTCCGGGTGGCTGTCAGGCACCGGCTCGTCGCTGCCGACCGTCAGCCAGAATGTGAAGGAAGCCTATGTCGAAACCATCGTGCCGCTGGCGCGCGACATGGCCTTTGCCAAAAAGATCGAATTCAACGGCGCGGCCCGCGTCACCGATTACAGCACATCGGGCAGCGTGACGACCTGGAAGGCGGGTCTGACCTGGGAAGTGGGCGGGGGGCTGATGATCCGCGCGACGCGTTCGCGCGATATCCGCGCGCCCAACCTCATCGAGCTTTACACGCCCCAGACCCAGTCGTTGCCGCTGCCCACCGATCCGCGCAGCGGCGTGGCGCGGCCCACCAACAATGCCGGTTTCATCGTAGGCGGCAATCCCAACCTGAAGCCGGAAACATCGACCACCCAGACCGTGGGCGCGACCTGGCAACCGCCGTTCCTGCGCAGGCTCAACCTGTCGGCCGACTATTACAACATCCGCATCGAGGGCGCGATCACTTCGACCAGCACTCAAGGCGTGGTCAACAACTGCTTCATCGGCGGTTCCTATACCGGCAATTCGTGGTGCTCGCTCATCAGCTTTGCCAACAATGACCCCGTGGCCGGGCAGATGACCGGTGTTCAGGGCGTGACGGCCAATGTCGCGGTGTTCCGCACCAAGGGTCTGGATTTCCAGGCCACCTATCGCCAGCCCATGGAGGAATTGGGGCTGAAGGGCCGCCTGACCGTCAATATGCTGGCAACGCATGTGATGTCGTTCTGGTCCTCGACCGATATTTCCACCCTCTTCCCCAACGGCATCGACCGCGCGGGGCAGACGGGGGCGGCCTTTGGCGGTCCGGCGGGCCTGCCCAAATGGCTGGTCAACACCACGCTGGATTATGAAGTGGGCCGCTTTGGCATCAACGGCAACATCCGCTATGTCTCGCCCTCGCGCCAGAACAATGGCCAGTTTGGGCCGGATCAGGCCGGATACAACCCCGCGCTGACCACCAGCATCAGCAACAACAATATCCCGGCGGTGGCCTATGTTGACCTTGGCCTGCGTTACAACTTTGGTCCCGATGGCCGCTATACGGTCTATTTCAACGTGGCCAATCTGCTGGACAAGGACCCGCCGCTGCCCGCCAACGGCAGCGCCTATTATGACCTGATGGGGCGCACCTATAAGGGCGGCGTGCGCTTCCGGTTCTGA
- a CDS encoding LysR family transcriptional regulator — protein MSEPQALGHDATAPNDAKVIWSNKKTQNGKPISNSCRREGLMRLDQFDLNLLIAFDVLIRERNVTRAANSLHMTQSAMSAALKRLRDSFGDDILVQHGKKMIPTAHAVALAPEISATIQSLRNLIASATTFDPAVSARRFRIAASDYITTVLVTPLLTRLQPAAPLIEFELLLPGPHSARAMDDGELDLLLTPQQFLARDHPADFLFSERHVVVGCANNPVFQQPLTMEAFEKCGHVAVEIQGNPVFIEAAIKSAGDRRRIEVVAPSFLQVPWMLRGTNRLALIHERLAMLLERPFSLAIADCPINLPAMNEMMQYHSARTGDQGLLWLRERLREAATQSIPRRHSLATTV, from the coding sequence TTGAGTGAACCCCAAGCGCTTGGGCATGATGCAACGGCCCCAAACGATGCAAAAGTGATCTGGTCGAACAAAAAAACACAGAATGGAAAGCCAATTTCCAATTCATGCCGGAGAGAGGGACTTATGAGACTTGACCAATTCGACCTGAATCTCCTGATCGCCTTTGATGTGCTGATCCGTGAGCGCAATGTCACCAGAGCCGCCAACAGCCTGCATATGACTCAATCCGCGATGAGCGCAGCACTCAAACGGCTGCGCGATTCCTTCGGCGACGATATTCTGGTTCAACATGGCAAGAAAATGATCCCGACAGCCCATGCCGTCGCACTGGCCCCGGAAATCAGCGCAACCATTCAAAGTCTGCGCAATCTTATTGCCTCGGCCACGACTTTTGACCCTGCGGTGTCCGCGCGGCGTTTTCGCATCGCCGCGTCGGATTATATAACCACCGTATTGGTAACGCCATTGCTGACAAGGCTGCAACCGGCCGCACCGCTGATCGAATTCGAACTCTTGCTGCCGGGTCCCCATTCCGCACGTGCCATGGACGATGGCGAACTCGATCTTCTGCTGACACCTCAACAATTTCTCGCCAGGGATCATCCGGCCGATTTTCTGTTCAGCGAACGCCATGTGGTTGTGGGCTGTGCCAACAATCCCGTTTTTCAGCAGCCCCTGACCATGGAGGCCTTCGAAAAATGCGGCCATGTCGCTGTGGAAATTCAGGGCAATCCGGTCTTTATCGAGGCCGCCATCAAATCCGCAGGCGATCGCCGACGGATCGAGGTTGTGGCTCCATCCTTTCTTCAGGTGCCATGGATGTTGCGTGGGACAAACCGTCTGGCGCTGATCCATGAACGTCTGGCCATGCTGCTTGAACGGCCCTTCTCGCTGGCCATCGCAGATTGCCCGATCAATCTTCCGGCCATGAACGAAATGATGCAGTATCATTCGGCCAGAACGGGCGATCAGGGACTGCTCTGGCTTCGCGAGCGCCTGAGGGAAGCGGCCACCCAGAGCATTCCCCGGCGTCATTCCCTTGCAACAACGGTATGA
- a CDS encoding alpha/beta hydrolase family protein, producing the protein MAAVRQKAGAIIAAALLGLIAGLWLAARIQAGPDVRVEEVHFTGRSGAHMRALLFRPVGADAARRAPAILAFHGYLNSAEMQGNFATEYARRGYVVLAPDQRGHGSSDPASFADGFGGPDALAYLRSLPFVDKDNIGLEGHSMGGWAVLSAASAFPEGYRSLVLEGSSVGAPFAPEGSASFPRNLLVVYGQYDEFGGFMWGPGAPSATGTNAKLRATFGSVAAVEPGRLYGDIAKGNARMLLTPPVVHAWLHESSAGITPALAWFARTLHGARALPVADQIWPWREAGGALALVAVPVLMLGVMALDKARQQTPVDALEHKVRWVSLALFSLVPAALFIPLSALEEAVIGQNWLLRQTFTNQYALWALVCAGLGLATTRAHADHSQNVGGLRAVVFALLAVGAAYMPVLLFDRLGHVNPGWWFITIRPLSLARLRDFALYLPCFTLFAWSSLRTLDALRPLDRGSAGMAFAQASLLLGGGFALFLLVQYGTLWLTGHLLLAGEGLRTITAIGFIPVFITVAAFGTASRRLTGSVLMGGLVSGLFVTWLFTATQPIGV; encoded by the coding sequence ATGGCGGCGGTACGGCAAAAGGCGGGGGCGATCATTGCCGCCGCGCTGCTCGGGCTGATCGCGGGCCTTTGGCTGGCCGCGCGGATACAGGCCGGGCCTGATGTGCGGGTGGAGGAGGTGCATTTCACGGGCAGATCGGGCGCCCATATGCGCGCCTTGCTGTTCCGCCCGGTGGGGGCGGATGCCGCGCGCCGCGCTCCTGCCATCCTTGCCTTCCACGGCTATCTCAACAGCGCCGAAATGCAGGGCAATTTCGCCACCGAATATGCGCGGCGCGGCTATGTCGTGCTGGCGCCGGATCAGCGCGGCCATGGCAGCAGTGATCCGGCAAGTTTCGCCGATGGTTTTGGCGGGCCGGATGCGCTGGCCTATCTGCGCTCGCTGCCCTTTGTGGATAAAGATAACATCGGGCTGGAAGGGCACAGTATGGGCGGCTGGGCCGTGCTGTCGGCAGCTTCGGCCTTCCCCGAGGGCTATCGTTCGCTGGTGCTGGAAGGGTCGAGCGTAGGCGCGCCCTTTGCTCCGGAAGGCTCGGCCAGTTTCCCGCGCAATCTGCTGGTGGTCTATGGCCAATATGATGAATTCGGCGGCTTTATGTGGGGGCCGGGGGCGCCATCGGCCACCGGCACGAATGCCAAGCTGCGCGCCACTTTCGGCTCTGTGGCCGCGGTTGAGCCGGGCAGGCTTTATGGCGATATCGCCAAAGGCAATGCCCGCATGCTGTTGACGCCGCCTGTCGTGCATGCCTGGCTGCATGAATCCTCCGCCGGGATCACGCCCGCGCTGGCGTGGTTCGCGCGGACGCTGCACGGCGCGCGCGCTCTGCCGGTCGCCGACCAGATCTGGCCATGGCGCGAGGCGGGCGGTGCGTTGGCGCTGGTGGCGGTGCCGGTGCTGATGCTGGGGGTGATGGCCCTTGACAAGGCCCGGCAGCAAACCCCGGTTGATGCATTGGAGCATAAGGTCCGATGGGTAAGTCTGGCGCTGTTCTCCTTGGTGCCTGCCGCGCTCTTCATCCCGCTCTCGGCTTTGGAGGAGGCGGTGATCGGGCAGAACTGGCTGCTGCGTCAAACCTTCACCAATCAATATGCGCTCTGGGCCTTGGTCTGTGCAGGGCTGGGTCTGGCGACAACGCGTGCCCATGCCGATCACAGCCAGAATGTCGGCGGTCTGCGTGCGGTTGTTTTCGCGCTGCTGGCGGTGGGCGCCGCTTACATGCCGGTCCTTTTGTTTGACCGTCTGGGCCACGTCAATCCGGGCTGGTGGTTCATTACCATCCGTCCGCTGTCGCTGGCGCGTTTGCGCGATTTTGCGCTCTATCTTCCTTGTTTCACGCTGTTCGCATGGAGTTCGCTGCGCACCCTCGATGCGCTGCGGCCGCTCGATCGTGGCAGTGCAGGCATGGCTTTCGCGCAGGCCAGCCTGCTGTTGGGCGGAGGCTTCGCGCTCTTCCTGCTGGTGCAATATGGCACGCTCTGGCTGACGGGCCATCTGCTGCTGGCGGGCGAAGGATTGCGCACCATCACGGCGATTGGCTTTATCCCGGTGTTCATCACTGTCGCTGCCTTTGGCACAGCTTCGCGGCGCTTGACGGGCAGTGTATTGATGGGTGGTCTGGTGTCGGGCCTGTTCGTCACCTGGCTGTTCACGGCAACGCAGCCGATCGGTGTGTGA